ACCCGCTCCAGCCTCGACACACTTTCCACATGCGCGGTATGCGGAAACATGTCCACCGGCTGCACGGAGATGAGACGATAATCCTCGGCGCACAGGGTCTGCAGTTCGCGCGCCAGGGTGGCGGGATTACAGGACACATGTACAATGCGCTGCGGCCGGTAGCGCAGCACCGCCTCGACGGTTTTGGGGTGCATACCGCCGCGCGGCGGATCGAGAATAACCACATCCGGTTGACCGTAGCGTTCCAGCACCGCGTCCGCGTCTTTGAGCGCGTGCATGAGATCGGTGCAGACGAATTCACAGTTGGAAATGTTGTTGAGCTGCGCGTTGGTCACGGCATTGTCCACGGCCGCCTGCACGGACTCGAATCCGATGACCTGCCGGACATCGTCGCTGATGTAAAGGGCAATGGACCCGGCGCCGCAGTACAGATCAAACACCGTGTCGTCCGGTGTAAAATCAGCGGTCTCGCGAATAATGGCGTACAGCTGCCCGGCCTGCTTGCTGTTGGTCTGGAAAAACGAGTTGCTGGAGATCTGGAAGCTCAATCCGCCCAGGTTTTCCGTGATCACGGATTCACCTTTGAGCAGATGCTCGGTTGTGCAATAGGCCACACTCGATTTGCTGGCGGTGATGCCGTTAATCAGACTGGTGATTTGCGGCACGGCCTCGAGTTCGGTTTTCAAGGCGTCGGCAATCTCCGGTTCGTGACGCGATGTGATCACATTGACCATAATATCGTCGGTGTTGTGGCTGGTGCGGATCACGCAAAAGCGCCAGAATCCCGTGTGCGTGCGCGTCGAATACGCAGGGAGGCCGCTGTCCAGCGCCACGGTGCGCACCCGAGCCAAAATGTCGCTGGTGACAGCGGGACACAGATGACACTCGTTGATGGTCACCACCTTGTCGAAAAACCCGCGCGCGTGCATGCCCACGTACAGCGGTTCCTTTTTGATATCCGCGCCGGAATCAATTTCCTTCCGCGTCAGCCAGCGCTGATCCGAGAATGAGAATTCCATCTTGTTGCGGTAGCGGAATACATCCGGGGAGGGCAGCGTGTCATGACGCTCAAACTCGTGCAGACCGGCCACGCGCTCAATCAAATCAAACACCTGGCGGCCTTTTTCCCGGCACTGCACTTGATAATCCAGCTGCTGAAACGCGCAGCCGCCGCACACGCCGAAATGCTCGCACGGCGCTTGTACGGTGTGTTCGCTTTCTTTCAATACTTCCAGGAGTCGCGCTTCTGCATAGCTCTTGCGTCTTTTGACAATGCGGGCGCGCACGGTTTGTCCCGGTATGGCGTAGCGGATAAAGATGACAAAATCATCGGCACGCGCCAGTCCCTGTCCGCCGTAGGCCAGGGAGTCTATTTTGAGAGTGATCTCGTTTCCTTTTTTCAGTGTCATGGCATCTTTCAGGTTTTGTATCGGATCGGTTTACCGAATTTTATACGATTCAATGATCAAACATTATGATTTGCTACAAGTCCTGAATTTAATGATTATAACAGTCGAATCAAAATAATTACGAGTTTTAATCCTGTCAATCCCGTGTATCCTGTGATCCTGTCCAATAACCGACTGCAATGACCGCACAGGGGAAGAGGTGTTGTTTAGGCTTTGGGTAATTTACCCTTGATTTTCTCATATATAAATCTTATATTCCATATATGAAACCTGGAAAAACCTATGAATAAATATCTCATCCCCAATTTAAGCAACGCCTGTCAGGTAATCAAGGACCTGCTGCTGCACGGCGAGCAGGGACGCTCGTTTGTCAATCTGCAACAGGATCTGGATATCCCCAAGAGCACGTTGTTTCGTATACTAAAAACCCTGGAACACGAAAACATGGTGCAGAAACGCGAGGGACTGCTTTATCCGGGGCCGGTTTTGCAGGGCAGCGCCTCCGGCGGCGGCAATGAACGGCTGCGCAAACTGGCGGTGCCGGTGCTGCAGGAGCTGGCGGACCGCACCGGAGAAACGGCGCATCTGGCGGTATTGAAAGGATTTCAAGCTTTGATCCTCGAAGTCTGCGACGGACCCAATCCGGTGCACGTGGCCTCACGTCCCGGCACACTCGCGTCCCTGGTCAATTCGGCCACCGGCAAAGTGCTGCTCACCTTTCATTTCGGTGAGCATGTGCAGGATGTGCTGGATCATATTTCCTTTGAAGCGCGCACACCCCATTCGATCACCAGATCTGGACGGACTGCGGCGCGAGATCGATTTTGTCCAGCGGCTCGGCTATGCCGTGGATAACGAAGAATATCATCCCGGCGTCCGCTGTCTGGCGGTGCCGGTGTTTGATGTGCATGGCAATGTTATCGCCGCCCTTGGCATTACAGCTCCGGCTTTATCGTTTAAACCGGGCATGGAGCGGGAGATCTATGATGACGTGCGTCGTGCTGCAGACAGACTGCAGAGCAAGCTGAATGATTAAAGACAATAGACGGGATATATAGGATTTACCGGATGAATGAAAAGCAGAAATATTGTTTAATAACCAGAAACAAGGTCCGGTTTTAAGAACAACCGGCAGCATATAAACCAAATTTAAATAGTTTATAAAGTGAATTATAAAAAAGGTAAATAAAAAGGAGAGAAAACATGGAAACACGTTATATACCGGATCCGGTTCGATTCAAGAAAATGGATACCCGGGAGCTGCGGGACAACCTGATTGTACGCAATCTGTTCCTGCCCGGTCAGGTCAAGCTGGTTTATACCGATCTGGACCGCCGATTATCGGCGCGGCAACGCCCACGTCTTCGCCGTTAAAGCTGGCGGCGCCTGAAGAAATGCGCTCGGAATTTTTCTGCAAGCGCCGCGAGGTGGGGGTGTTGAATGTCGGTCATGCCGGACGTGTTGAGGTGGACGGCACGAGCTATGATCTGGATAACCTGGAATGCCTGTACATCGGCCGGGGTTCGAAAGATATCCAGTTCTCCAGTGCTGATCCGAAAAAACCGTCCGGTTTTTATCTGCTCAGCTATCCCGCGCACACCGATTACCCGGTGAAAAAGGCCGCTCAGGAGGATGCCGAAGTGGCCAATCTGGGCAGCAAAGAGGCCTGCAATGAACGCTCGTTGTTCAAATATATTCACCCGAATGGCATTCAGAGTTGTCAGTTGGTGATGGGCTATACGGTTGTGGCTCCGGGTTCGGTCTGGAACACCATGCCGCCGCATACCCATGAACGCCGCATGGAGGCGTATCTGTATTTCGGTCTGGAAGACGGCAAGGTCTTTCATTTTTGCGGGGCGCCGGATGAAACCCGGCATCTGGTGATATCCGATCGCCAGGTGGTGCTGTCGCCGAGTTGGTCCATTCATTCGGGCGCCGGTACCCGTCATTACGCCTTTTGCTGGGGCATGGGCGGCGAAAATCAGGATTTCAGTGATATGGATGCCCTGACGCTAAATGATCTCAAATAGTTAAACTCTGAACCGGCGCCATGATCATAACGCCGGTTCATTTTTACAAGATAAAAGGAAAACGATATGATAGTGGACCAATTCAAGCTTGACGGGAAAACAGCTTTGGTGACCGGCTGCAAGCGCGGACTCGGATACGGCATGGCCCAGGGTCTGGCCGAGGCCGGCGCTGATATCGTGGGCGTGAGCGCGACCCTGGACCCCGCAAGCAGTGAGATTCAGGAACAGGTGGAAAACACAGGCCGCCGGTTCAAAGGATATGCCTGTGATTTTTCCGAGCGCGAGGCGCTGTATGGGTTTATCGAACAGGTGAAAAAAGATATCGATCAGATCGATATTCTGGTGAATAACGCCGGTACGATTCTCCGCAATCCCGCCGCCGAACATTCAGATGAATACTGGGACAAGGTGATCGAGGTCAACCTGAACGCCCAGTTTATCCTCAGCCGGGAATTCGGCAGGCACATGGTTGAGCGCGGCTATGGTAAAATTATTTTTACCGCATCTCTGCTCAGTTATCAGGGCGGGATTACCGTGCCCGGTTATGCGGCCAGCAAACACGGCATTGCCGGACTGACCAGGGCCCTGGCCAATGAATGGGCCGGCAAAGGTGTGAATGTCAATGCCATCGCTCCGGGGTATATGGCCACGGACAATACCCAGGCCCTGCGCGACAATCCCGAGCGTTATAACGCCATAACGGCGCGCATCCGGCACGACGCTGGGGCGTCCCGGTGATATGGCCGGCGCCGCGGTATTTCTGGCGTCCGCGGCTTCGGACTATGTTCACGGTACCGTGCTCACAGTTGACGGCGGCTGGATGGGACGTTAAACCTCACTGCCCAATCGGAATTCTTTAAAAACGCAGATACACCGAATTTGACAGGGTATCTGCGTTTTTTCGTTCCAGTACGGAAACATTATTTAAATCGTCTTATTCGAATTATATCTGTGGGTGTCCCCTGGAAATTAATGTTGATTCCTCCGCCTAAAAATGTGCAAATTATAGGTTGAAATTAAAAATCCTTTAAAAGGAGATGATCCATGCTTGAATTGCAAAATGTCTCTTTGAAACGCGGAGACAGCACCATTATCAGAAAACATAGATCTTCGGGTGCATCCCAACGAAATACACAGTGTACTGGGCCGCAACGGCACCGGCAAGTCCACACTGGCTTATGTGATCATGGGACTGCCCGATTACAAACCGGATACCGGAAAAATCCTGTGGAAGGGAAAAGAAATCACCGGATTGTCCATCGCCGAACGCGCCAAGCTGGGTATTACCGTGGCCTGGCAGGAGCCGGCACGCTTTGGAAGGCATTTCGGTGCGTGATTATCTAAAGCTCGGCGTTTCAAACGGAAGCAAAGACAACCCCGAAACCTTGCTGGAACAGGTGGGCCTGGAATCGGAATTGTACCTGGACCGCTTTGTCGATGAAACCCTGAGCGGTGGCGAACGCAAACGCATTGAACTGGCCGCGGTCATGGCCATGACACCCAGACTGGCGATTTTAGATGAACCCGATTCCGGTATTGATGCTTTGTCCATTGATTATATCAAAACCGTCATCCAGACCCTGGTGCGCCGCGGCGCGACGGTGCTGCTGATTACGCATCACGATGACGTCGCGTCCATCGCCGACCGGACTTCGGCGCTGTGCAGCGGCCGTATTCTGCGCACCGGCGATCCGGAAAAAGTCACCCGTATTTTCCGCAATCACTGTCAACCCTGCACCCATGTCAACGATCCGCGCGAGGAGGTGATACAGAATGTTTGATTTTACCAGTGAATTTGAAGCCCTGGCCGAAGCCTACTCCGAAAGCGGCGGTGAAGTTCAGGATTTAAAAAACGATACCCACGGTCTCATACTGGTCAGCGGCAACGAAGTGCTTGGCACCAACGAGATCAAAGGGCTGCGTATGCAGTCCGAATCCATTCCGGATGGCATTCGCGCCAAAGTCACCGTAGAAAAAGACCATCATTTGCAGAATCCGGTGCACATGTGCTTTGGTGTGCTGCCGGAAAAAGGGGTGCAGAAAATCGAGGTCGAGTTTGACATCCAGGACAATGCCAGCGCCTCGTTTCTGGCGCACTGTACGTTTCCCAAAGCGGTCAAAGTTCAGCATATCATGCACGGTGTGGCGCGCATCGGCAAAAAGGCGCATATGCAGTATCACGAAACCCATTACCACGGCGCCGGCGGTGGGGTGGAGGTGCTGCCGGATATTAAAGTGTATGTGGACGAAGGCGGCCGCTATTCCACGACGTTTAAACTGGTCAAAGGCGCGGCCGGACGTGTGGATATCAAATATGATGCCTGGCTTAAAAAAGATGCAGTCGCGGAAATGTTTGCCAAAATTTACGGCAAAGGCTCGGATGATATCAAGATAAAAGAATCAATTTATCTGGACGGCGAAAACTCACGCGGACTGGCGGAGAGCCGTATTGTGGTTGCAGAAAAAGCCCGGGCTGAAGTGCTGGGCGAGATCGTCGGCACCGGCGAAAACTCGCGCGGACATGTGGACTGTACCGAGATTGTGCAGGGCAAAACCGCGATGGCTTCGGCTGTGCCGCGACTCAAGGTCGTGGACGAGACGTCGCATCTGACCCACGAAGCGGCGATCGGCAGTGTCGACAAAAAGCAAATCCAGACCCTGATGGCGCGCGGACTGGACGAACAGCAGGCCACAGATATGATCGTCGGCGGACTCTTGAGATAATATCGGTTCAGGGTTTGTCAGGATTCACGGGTTTTAGTTGGCTGCCTGACCGGAATAAGTTGTTGATCTTTTTCGTTTCATCTATCTTATGTAACTCGCAGTATTGAATACGGCAACAACGAGGTGGTTATGAAAAAATCAGTGATCATGTGCACATGCCGATATACATCACCGGAATTGAGCCGGATTGATTTCAATGAGGCTCAAGGACCGGCTGCACAAAGAATTTCCGGATGAAAAATTTTTACTGCATCCGGAATTGTGCGAAGAGACCGGTGAGAATATGGTCAATGAGGTCAAGGGTGACGACGTTTTCTATATCACCCCGGCCTGCGGCGTTGAGAAACAGAGGCAGGAAATCCCGTCCACCTTTGAACATGGCGGCGTGTATCTGACCAAAGACAACTGGAATCCGGTTTCGCTGATTGGACTGAGCACGGAGGCGGCCTTTCAAATCATCAAAGACGCCATGCTGGAAAAAGCTGATTCTGATGATTAGCAAATCCCGCCCTTGATTTATCATTTTTTGTTCCTTATCTTTTCATTATGCAAAACATACAACCGGTTACTCTAAATCCGGGTGCGCATGCGCAAAGCGCCCGGAAATTCCTAAAATTTTACAATATTGACGAGCGTAAACGCGGTTTTAAAAGTCTGCGTGATATTCTCACAGCATTTTCCCGACTTCCGTATGAGAATCTGAGCAAAATCGTCAAACTGGAGCGCGATTACACGGCCCCGAACCGCATCCGCCTGCCGGAAGAAGTGATGCAAGGTCACGCCCGTCACCGGCTGGGCGGCACGTGCTTTTCCCTGACTTTTTTTCTCCAGTCTATTCTGGTGTATCTGGATTTCACCTGCTATCCGGTGATCGCGCATATGAGCCGCATGCGCCATTCACACTGCGCTTTGATCATTGTGCGCGGAACCGAGCACTGGCTTGCCGATCCGGGGTATCTGTTGAATCAACCCATGCGTCTGGATAAAGATTGCAGCCGCATGTACCGCACCCGCACACCGGTGTAGAGTTGCGGTTCTGTCAGGATGACGAGTATTATGAGGTGCATACGTTCAATCAGAATCAAATGAAATTCCGCTACCGCTTTCAGAATGTGCCGCAAAGTTCGGAGGAGTTTCTGGATCACTGGCTTGGGTCGTTCTACTGGCCGGGCATGCGCGGTATGTGCCTGACCCGTGTCAATGACGAGGGCATGGTGTATGTGCACAATGATTACGTGCAGGTGCAGAACCTCAAAGGCAAACGCAAAGGACACGTCACGGATATCTATAAACTGGTAAAAGAGAATTTTCAGATCGCGCCCGACTGGGTTGAACGCGCTCAGCAAGCCATCCCGCGTATCATCCGACTGGGACAAGAATACGGGTATTATTCAGATTCGGAGAAGGATTAAAAGATGCAGCCGCAAAGCGTCACACCGGTGAAACTGATTTGCGGTGTTCTGTACAGTGATGCGTCATTGTGCGAGCAGGCGCGTTCGCGCCTGGAATCGCTTTATGGTCGCGTAGATTACAAGAGCAAAGAGGTTGATTTTAATGTCACCGATTATTACGATCCCGAAATGGGAACACCGATTGTGCGCCTGTTTTATTCGTTTCGGCAGCTGATCAGTCCCGGCGACCTCGCGCGTATCAAAATCGACTGCAACCGGATCGAAGATGACCTGGCGCAGGACGGTCAACGCAAGGTCAATCTGGACCCCGGCTACCTGGATTACGACAAGTTTGTGCTCGCCTCTGCAAAGTACAACGGCCACAAAGTATACCTGGATCAGGGGATTTACGCCGACGTCACTCTGTTTTATCAAAAAGGCCGGTTCGATCCATCGCCGTACTGCTTTCCCGATTTCAAAGACGGACGCTATGACGAGACCTTTCTACATATCCGCGCGCAGTACAAGGGGCAGCTGCGGAAATTGATGAGAAACGGGCGGGAAAAATCGGATTGATTTTTTCTGTTTTTGGGAAAATTCAGCTCTGCATACATGTGGATAATAATCAAAGCATTGTTTTGTATGACCGGTCTTTAAGAGGGGGAGGTCTCCCCCTCGCTGCCCCGTGAGATAGGTGTTTAATGTAATAGTCGGGTAAAAGCGGTCGGGGTATTGTATTTATTTTTTTAACGAGGTTGCATGATCTCACAGGGCGGGGCACCGCCTCACTAAACCGGCTTTGCAACAGCTGCCCTCTGCGGTCACACCGCAGATGATGTGATTTCCAATTCCCCTGTTCCCGCGCCCCGGTTTACCGGGCTGAACAACGCAGGCCGGCCGCTCGACTGCCTGTCTTCCGCTACCCCCTCTGTTTTCAGGACGTGCCGTGAGCCGCAGTCATGCGTTGGAATCTGTCCTTTGTCGTACTGCTCCCCGGCTGTGCGACAAATACAAAGGGCAGGGCTCGGCCTTTTGTCCCGCAGCTTTTGAGCCGTGCAGATCATGCAACGCGCAAAGCATAGACCCTTTCGGACCTGCCCATCCCCACCATTCTCGCTGCAAAATTTTATTTTGCAGCGCCATTGCCCGCGAAATTTTATTTTGCGTCTGCCCTGTGTGTTGCGGACCTGCCGATGTGCTCCAGGTACTGAATTCTAAAGAGGAAAAAACCATATTTTTGTTCAGTGGAAAGACAATTTTGCAGCAGGCCAAAACGATATAAACAGACGTTGCTTTTTTTATGATGGACATGAATTTAGCATGATCGAAAAACACTTGATAGTTATCAAAATAATGTTTAATTTTGTCAATAAATTGACAGAATTATATTAAATATTGTCAAAAATAAATAAAAAATGGATATTAATATGTATATACCTCGGAAGCAAATTGACAATATCCAGCGATTATTACAGCCGGGAAAAGTGCTGGTCATTTACGGGGCGCGGCGGGTGGGAAAGACGACTTTGCTCCGGAAATTTCTCGAAAACAGTCGATGGGATCAGAATAAATTGTTAATGGTCTATGGTGATGATATTGTTAGCCGGGAGTATCTGGAAAGCCAATCGATCCAAAAATTGCAGGATTTCGTAGGAAACCATTCGCTGTTGGTTATCGATGAGGCGCAGTATATAAAGAATGTTGGTTTGAATTTGAAGCTTTTGATTGATCATATCCCCGATCTTTGTATATTGGTGACCGGTTCTTCATCATTTGATCTGGCAAATGATATTGGTGAACCCTTGACCGGTAGAAAATATGTTCTTCGACTTTATCCTGTCGCACAGCTTGAATTGGCTCATAAGGAAAAAGTGCATGAGACTCGAGCCAATTTAGAGACCAGATTGATCTATGGTTCATACCCGGAAGTTGTTATGATGCGGGATAATAAACTGCGTGAGCAATACCTGCAGGAATTGGTAAGAGATTATCTGTTCAAAGATATTCTCGAACTGGTAGGCATTCGGCACTCTAACAAACTGCTTCGTCTGTTGCAGCTGTTGGCATTTCAGATCGGTAAAGAAGTATCGTTGAATGAACTCGGAACTCATTTGGGCATGAGTAAAAATACAGTTGATAAATATCTTGATTTGCTGGAAAAGGTATTTGTCATTTATCGTCGAACAGGTTTTAGCCGCAATCCGAGAAAAGAAATTACAAAGAACCATCGATTTTATTTTTATGACACCGGTGTTAGAAATGCATGTATTCAGAATTTCAATCCGATTCAATTGAGAAATGATAAAGGTATGCTTTGGGAAAATTACGTGCTGACAGAGCGTTTGAAACGTAACGACTATCTGAATCATCACGCCTCTTTTTATTTCTGGCGCACCTATGATCGCAACGAGATTGATCTTGTTGAAGAAGCGGGTGGAAAACTGAATGGCTATGAAATTAAATGGCAAAAAGGCAAGGGCAAGGCGCCGAAAAAGTGGCAAATGTTCTATCCGAATGCTGAATACTCGGTCGTTCATACGGAGAACTATATGAATTTTATTAGTTAATGTTTTATTTGAATGTAAAGAGGGGGAGGTTTCCCCCTCGCTGCCCCGTGAGATAGGTGTTTGATGTAATAGTCGGGTAAAAGCGGTCGGGGTATTTTATTTATTTTTTTCAACGAGGTTGCATGATCTCACAGGGCGGGGCACCACCTCGCTAAACCGGCTTTGCAACAGCTCCCCTCTGCGGTCACACAGCAGATGATGTGATTTCCAATTCCCCTGTTCCCGCGCCCCGGTTTACCGGGCTGAACAACGCAGCCTGGCCGCCTGTTTTCCGCTGCCCCCTCTGTTTTCAGGACGTGCCGTGAGCCGCGGTCATGCGTTGGAATCCGTCCTTTGTCGTACTGCTCCCCGGCTGTGCGACAAATACAAAGGGCAGGGCTCGGCCTTTTGTCCCGCAGCTTTGGAGCCGTGCAGATCATGCAACGCGCAAAGCATAGACCCTTTCGGACCTGCCGATACCCATCCTTCTCGTTGGAAAATTTCATTTTGGAACGGGATTGTATGCGAAACTATTGTTTCGCGTCTGTTGTACGTGCATTGGTCTGCCCATCCTTTGATGAATTCAAAACCCCCAATCCCTCTCAACATAAATAATCGACTCGTCCTCTGTAAAATAATTTCGCGCCGAACTGTACACCCAGTGCTCCGGCTGCTGCACATACCCCCGCTCGACTGGATTTCTGTGAATATATTCGATTTTCTGACGCATCATGTCCGGAGACTGCATATATTTCGGATGCATACCCTCCTGCCAGACCTGATACCGGCTTTCAGTTTTGTACGCCTTTTTGTAAAATTTTAGTTGATTCAAGAGCCAGGTCATCTGATCCAACTCGAGCTGTTTGATAATGGCTTTTGACGTAAACTTGCGGAACGACGCGACAACCGATCTCAAGTTTTCCGCTGCAGCAACGAGGTGCAGATGATTGTCCAGAATGACATAGGCATACAATTCCAGATTTTTATACTTCATGCAATAGTTCAGAGAATCAATGATAATTTCAAAATAGCGGCGTTTGGTAAACACCGGCAGCCATTCGACTATGGTGGATGTGAGAAAATAAATACCTTCATCCGTCAGGATTTTATAGCGATCCCGCATGGGTGTCCCCTTTTGTTTTCTGATTCTATTATTTTTTATTATTGCAAAAGAATCTACAAACAGTCTCTCCGCACAATCTCACACTTTTACTCGTTCCAAAATTTCATTTTGGAACGGGCCTGTCCGCGAACCTGTGTTTCGCGTTTGTCTTGTGCGCAGAGACTTTGTTAAAACTTGATAATTTTATGATATATTTGATTTTATAGAACCATCTCTATGTTTCTTGATGTGTTTATTTTTAAACACTGCTTCATTTCTCATTTCGAACATCTGCCAATTCGCTTTATAGCGTCCTATATTTTTTGTTGGCTTTAACACTTCAGCGAGTCGTGGACCATTTTCTTCAGCCAAAGCCCGCTTCGCAGTCCATGTTGAGCCACAGCTTTTACATAACACCTCAATTTCCTCAATAGATCGTTTTAGTGTGAATTTTATATTTTTGCTATCACATACTGGACAGCAAAATCCGTAAAATTTAGCCAGAGATTTAATGTTTTCGGCTGTCACTAGTTCCAGACGCCGTACATGGGCGCGGACAGGGTGATACCCGTTTCCCGATCGATTTTTGCGTTGATGAGCCCGTACCATAGTAAAATAACGATTTTTTATGTCCCCCCAGACCCGTTCATGTCCAATATCTGGTTCCAAGCCATGGTGAAAAGCGCATAAACAAACGAGATTGTTCGGTGTATGTTCTCCCCCTTGAGAGATGGGCTTCTTATGATGAACTTGAATACTTACACGAGAAGGACATCCAGTGACTTGACATCTATTTTCATCCCTATTAATAACAAACTGTTTTAAAGCGTCCCAAAAAGGAGGATAATCCGGCCAGTGTCTAAAAACGTATAGAACAGTCCGGTCTTGTTGTGAGAGTTCAGCTGATGGATCATGGAAATGACGCATGATTGGCTGTTGTGGCTCGGGATGCTCTGTATCCCATTCGGGAATTTCCATGGAAAAATCAAATTTTATTATGTCTGGTTTTGGATGTTTTATTTCCCACATCATCATTCTATTTGAATCCAAATCAGATATTTTTTTTGCTGATATAAAGCAAAAAACCGTTCCAGCAAGTCCAATTAAAGGAATTGACAAGCTTAATAATAAAAAAATTGCAGTTGCAATCCAGAATAGAGTGGGTACACCTGTATATGGAGAATTGGACTTGAATTCACACCGACCCTGAATCCATTCCAATTTTTTTCTTGACACATGTCTATTGATTTTTTCAATTAATAACTCCTGTTCTGCCCGCCATGTTTGATATCTTTGTTTGTAGCTTTTAAGTAGATATTCATACTTTTCAGGATAGGATATTCCAGATATTTTTTCAATACACGATTGACATAGATAAGCTCTGTTGTTTAATAAAATTCCCGGATTTTGGACATTTTGGCACATCACACAGTGCAAGTATGTTGATTCACTGCTATGATTATGATCAATATTGTTTTCATATATCAATTGTTCAATATTAACTCGTTCCATAAATGAACTGGGGATATATGAATGATGCCAAAATTCTTGGGTCATGTGGTTTGACTTTTAATAATACTTGGAAATACTTTTTTGTATACTGTTTGATTTTGGAATTCTGTTTTGTAATCCTTTAATTCTATGAATTTGCTTTATCACCGAGGGAATTTATATGCAACACGAAACAAAGTTTCGTCCCAATGGGTTCCCAAATGGAATTTGGGAACCAGGAAAAGCTCATGGATTACTTTTATTAAATCTATATGTTTCTAGTAGTCTCAAGCAGGTTCACCACTTAATACAACAATACAAGTATTTTTTGGAATTTTTGATTGTCTTAAAAATAAATTCCATTCACTTTCTGGTCGAATTCGACTCGTTTCATAGATAACATAAATAAAACGTTTCCATTCAGGAGATGTGTATCCACGCGTATCCGCAAGTACTTCATCTGCAATTCTGCTCACATTTTCACTACGAGATAAATATTTGTATTCAATCAACGTATTAATTGATTGTATGCCCGTATCCGGTTCAAAATTTTTGATTTGTTTTGTTAAAGTTGGCTTGTGTTTCAAGTCTGGAAAAACACATTTTAAAATTGATTCAATCCTTTGGTGTACGT
The candidate division KSB1 bacterium DNA segment above includes these coding regions:
- a CDS encoding ATP-binding protein; translated protein: MYIPRKQIDNIQRLLQPGKVLVIYGARRVGKTTLLRKFLENSRWDQNKLLMVYGDDIVSREYLESQSIQKLQDFVGNHSLLVIDEAQYIKNVGLNLKLLIDHIPDLCILVTGSSSFDLANDIGEPLTGRKYVLRLYPVAQLELAHKEKVHETRANLETRLIYGSYPEVVMMRDNKLREQYLQELVRDYLFKDILELVGIRHSNKLLRLLQLLAFQIGKEVSLNELGTHLGMSKNTVDKYLDLLEKVFVIYRRTGFSRNPRKEITKNHRFYFYDTGVRNACIQNFNPIQLRNDKGMLWENYVLTERLKRNDYLNHHASFYFWRTYDRNEIDLVEEAGGKLNGYEIKWQKGKGKAPKKWQMFYPNAEYSVVHTENYMNFIS
- a CDS encoding transposase → MRDRYKILTDEGIYFLTSTIVEWLPVFTKRRYFEIIIDSLNYCMKYKNLELYAYVILDNHLHLVAAAENLRSVVASFRKFTSKAIIKQLELDQMTWLLNQLKFYKKAYKTESRYQVWQEGMHPKYMQSPDMMRQKIEYIHRNPVERGYVQQPEHWVYSSARNYFTEDESIIYVERDWGF
- a CDS encoding HNH endonuclease → MERVNIEQLIYENNIDHNHSSESTYLHCVMCQNVQNPGILLNNRAYLCQSCIEKISGISYPEKYEYLLKSYKQRYQTWRAEQELLIEKINRHVSRKKLEWIQGRCEFKSNSPYTGVPTLFWIATAIFLLLSLSIPLIGLAGTVFCFISAKKISDLDSNRMMMWEIKHPKPDIIKFDFSMEIPEWDTEHPEPQQPIMRHFHDPSAELSQQDRTVLYVFRHWPDYPPFWDALKQFVINRDENRCQVTGCPSRVSIQVHHKKPISQGGEHTPNNLVCLCAFHHGLEPDIGHERVWGDIKNRYFTMVRAHQRKNRSGNGYHPVRAHVRRLELVTAENIKSLAKFYGFCCPVCDSKNIKFTLKRSIEEIEVLCKSCGSTWTAKRALAEENGPRLAEVLKPTKNIGRYKANWQMFEMRNEAVFKNKHIKKHRDGSIKSNIS